One genomic window of Pieris rapae chromosome 15, ilPieRapa1.1, whole genome shotgun sequence includes the following:
- the LOC110996198 gene encoding NADH dehydrogenase [ubiquinone] 1 alpha subcomplex assembly factor 3, whose protein sequence is MLIQKVRPLFGAILRSSFQGDSKYLSRSSIVYHKAAYEGDGKTTVRIINQDPDLGLIIDSYGTFGFRLNNGLTVLGPMAIFPRTVLSWQIHSSNNITADSLTLFRLLEPKVDLVIIGLETKDRKVLNSVFRASREAKLNVEILPTEHACATFNFLNAESRSIAGALIPPLHIDANEDDMLNSKLHYGNLYNRRDDF, encoded by the exons atgttaattcaaAAGGTTCGACCCCTGTTTGGGGCTATTTTAAGATCTTCCTTTCAAGGGGATTCCAAATATTTGTCCCGCTCGAG CATAGTATACCATAAAGCAGCATATGAGGGTGATGGCAAGACAACAGTCCGTATTATCAATCAGGATCCTGACCTCGGACTCATTATAGACTCATACGGCACA TTTGGCTTTCGCCTCAACAATGGTCTTACTGTGCTGGGACCTATGGCTATATTTCCAAG GACAGTCTTATCTTGGCAAATTCACAGTTCAAATAACATCACAGCTGATTCACTCACATTGTTCAGATTGCTGGAACCTAAAGTGGATCTTGTG ATAATAGGACTTGAAACGAAAGACCGTAAAGTGTTAAACTCAGTGTTCCGTGCCAGTCGTGAAGCAAAACTGAATGTAGAGATTTTACCAACTGAACATGCCTGTGCAACCTTTAACTTTCTCAATGCGGAAAGCAG ATCAATAGCAGGTGCTTTGATCCCACCGTTGCACATTGACGCAAACGAAGACGACATGCTCAACAGCAAACTGCACTACGGGAACCTGTACAACCGTCGGGATGACTTTTAG
- the LOC110996199 gene encoding multidrug resistance protein homolog 49: MKGQSKRYVNQKGQAYEMGIKKNDDVGFFDLWRYATYPEIIATISSALCGFLCSVGLVGAVLIYGELTALFIQRDQGHDPPSEPLILELFGGGRIVNDTDKNEHMDALVDDSISFALASVAIMLVQICLATAAVSLANWAAARMIARIRWRLLRAVLSQETAFFDLNTTMNFATTITEDTDKLKAGVGQQVAMVSYLGGSVVSAGMVAMLYGWQLTLAGLCVVPVALVIVSQAAKYQTKYTSEEVTSYGTAGRLVEQALAAIRTVRAYAGETKEVESYESALHVASSSTQKRCLWTGAGSGLSWLLTYVLNSIVFAYGTILCVRDMGVPDDERIYHPGVMVTVLFCCFMAAQNTAMCTTHLEIFSSARGAAKSLFALLERKSSIDPLLETGMKPDSIKGNISFDNLYFNYPSRPDVKVLRGLSLTIKAGETVAFVGGSGCGKSTLLQLLQRAYEPESGTVTVDGHRLKELNLHHFRSSIGVVGQEPVLFSGTIRDNIALGVEGATEEEIVAAAKTAHAHQFITKLASGYDTRLGEGGAQLSGGQKQRVAIARALIRKPALLLLDEPTSALDPASEKQVQLALDAASRGRTTLVVSHRLSTIVNASRIVYIEQGSVLEAGSHLELLEKKGAYWKLVQDDMTHRSVESMQDENGDDDVVEEKMVRVRRNSSVRSHRESLMRESFSRGSRRVASVTSLHPPPDLIPSHESTEEAEETSGQVSTWELLKLNYEEWPLLLTGGVASLIIGATMPVFALLLSKLYGMFSWPDPEEILRQSQLYAGLFAIVAAVSGLVTFLQTWLFGLAGARLTNRLRVTMFANYLQQEQGWFDSPSNSVGALCARLATDCAAVQGATGTRLGTMLQGVSTMVLGVGVAMFYSWKMTLISLLSVPCVIGGICIEGWVNKRSEVIEQEAMEEASRMATEAVLNVRTVHSLGVERTLLSKYVRAIEEAEARAGVSRGIRGLVYGLCLCAPTMGYALSLASGGYLIAREGLKYEYVILVSEALIYGAWMLAEALSFAPSFAGAQRAGARVVRALQRTPRVISEYDERDDEDWVSTGNITLSNVHFEYPTRPQQPVLRGLELSIPAGRTVAIVGPSGCGKSTIMHLIMRNYDPVSGTVSLDDRNIKSKISLKRLRSQLGLVQQEPVMFERSIRENIAYGDNGRQVTMHEIISAATKANVHGFVSSLPLGYDTVLESGSSALSGGQKQRVAIARALLRDPRVLLLDEATSALDAGSEKVVQEALETASVGRTTVIIAHRLATVRHADIICVLDKGVVAESGSHDDLVKKRGLYWELLQQQAPNEAS, encoded by the exons TGGCGCTATGCAACATATCCAGAGATCATCGCAACTATATCCTCAGCTCTTTGTGGATTTCTGTGCTCCGTGGGTCTGGTTGGGGCGGTACTTATCTACGGTGAGCTGACCGCACTTTTTATTCAGAGGGACCAAGGACACGACCCGCCCTCGGAGCCATTAATTTTGGAACTCTTTGGTGGAGGAAGAATAGT AAATGACACTGACAAGAATGAACACATGGATGCATTGGTGGACGACTCGATTTCGTTTGCGTTGGCCAGTGTTGCCATTATGCTGGTGCAAATATGCCTTGCTACGGCTGCCGTGTCTTTGGCGAACTGGGCCGCTGCGAGGATG ATAGCCCGAATACGATGGCGACTCCTGCGCGCGGTCTTAAGTCAAGAAACTGCCTTCTTCGATCTAAACACAACTATGAATTTTGCTACAACAATAACAGA AGACACGGACAAGCTAAAAGCAGGTGTGGGGCAACAGGTGGCAATGGTGTCGTACCTGGGTGGGAGCGTGGTATCCGCCGGGATGGTGGCCATGCTGTACGGATGGCAGCTCACTCTGGCCGGGCTGTGTGTGGTGCCCGTCGCTTTGGTCATTGTCTCGCAGGCTGCTAAG TACCAGACGAAGTATACATCAGAAGAAGTAACCTCATACGGCACAGCGGGGCGTCTGGTAGAACAAGCATTGGCCGCCATTCGCACTGTCAGGGCTTATGCCGGGGAGACCAAAGAGGTGGAAAG TTACGAGTCCGCCCTGCACGTCGCCAGTTCGTCCACCCAAAAGCGATGCCTCTGGACCGGAGCGGGCTCCGGCCTCAGCTGGCTGCTCACCTACGTCCTCAACTCCATAGTCTTCGCGTACGGAACAATCCTCTGCGTGAGGGACATGGGCGTGCCCGATGATGAGAGGATCTACCACCCCGGAGTTATGGTCACT GTTCTCTTCTGCTGTTTCATGGCTGCCCAAAACACAGCGATGTGCACAACCCACCTGGAAATATTCTCATCAGCACGTGGCGCGGCCAAGTCTTTGTTCGCCCTGCTCGAGCGCAAATCGAGCATCGACCCTTTACTCGAGACCGGGATGAAGCCCGATTCTATTAAAggaaatatttcttttgataatttgtattttaattatccttCGCGTCCGGATGTCAAG GTCCTCCGAGGGTTGTCTCTGACAATTAAAGCCGGGGAGACGGTGGCCTTCGTGGGTGGTTCGGGGTGCGGCAAGTCCACTTTACTGCAACTCTTGCAACGGGCTTACGAGCCGGAAAGTGGGACCGTCACGGTGGATGGCCATAGGCTGAAGGAGCTGAACCTGCATCACTTCAGGAGCAGCATCG GCGTCGTCGGCCAAGAGCCCGTCTTGTTCAGTGGCACTATCAGAGACAACATAGCGCTAGGCGTAGAGGGCGCTACCGAGGAGGAAATCGTCGCCGCTGCTAAAACTGCGCACGCGCatcaatttattacaaagttGGCTAGT GGCTACGACACGCGACTAGGCGAGGGCGGGGCACAGTTGTCGGGAGGGCAGAAGCAGCGCGTGGCCATCGCTCGAGCTCTCATCCGGAAGCCGGCCCTTCTGCTCTTGGACGAACCCACCTCTGCTTTGGACCCAGCCTCAGAGAAACAG GTCCAATTAGCATTGGATGCTGCGAGCAGAGGACGGACCACGCTTGTCGTCTCACACAG GCTATCGACAATCGTTAACGCGTCCCGCATTGTGTACATCGAACAAGGCTCAGTTCTGGAAGCTGGCTCTCATCTAGAACTTCTGGAGAAGAAGGGGGCCTACTGGAAACTGGTGCAGGATGACATGACTCACAG AAGCGTGGAAAGTATGCAAGATGAGAACGGAGATGACGATGTCGTAGAAGAGAAGATGGTGAGAGTGAGAAGGAATAGCAGCGTACGATCACATAGAG AGTCGTTAATGCGCGAGAGTTTCTCCCGTGGCAGTCGCAGAGTCGCTTCGGTGACGTCATTGCATCCTCCGCCAGATCTTATTCCATCTCAT GAGTCAACAGAAGAGGCCGAGGAGACCAGTGGGCAAGTGTCCACTTGGGAACTGCTGAAGCTAAATTATGAAGAGTGGCCTCTTCTTCTGACGGGAGGAGTCGCCTCCTTGATCATCGGAGCCACGATGCCGGTCTTCGCATTACTGCTATCCAAGCTATATGGG ATGTTCTCATGGCCCGATCCAGAAGAGATTCTCCGGCAGTCACAACTGTACGCCGGCCTATTCGCCATAGTCGCAGCCGTCAGCGGTCTAGTTACGTTCCTTCAGACCTGGCTGTTCGGTCTCGCCGGAGCTCGGCTGACGAACAGACTCAGGGTTACGATGTTCGCCAATTACTTGCAGCAG GAGCAAGGCTGGTTCGACTCGCCGTCCAACTCCGTAGGGGCGTTGTGCGCTCGACTTGCCACCGACTGCGCGGCCGTTCAGGGCGCTACGG GGACTCGCCTGGGCACAATGCTACAAGGCGTGAGCACGATGGTGCTGGGAGTCGGAGTCGCCATGTTCTATTCCTGGAAAATGACGCTCATCAGCCTGCTCAGCGTGCCCTGC GTGATAGGTGGTATCTGCATTGAGGGTTGGGTAAACAAGAGGTCGGAGGTCATAGAGCAAGAAGCGATGGAGGAGGCGTCACGAATGGCCACGGAGGCCGTGCTCAACGTCAGGACTGTGCACAGTTTGG GTGTGGAGCGAACCCTCCTATCGAAGTACGTTCGAGCCATAGAGGAAGCCGAGGCCCGCGCCGGAGTAAGCCGCGGCATCCGGGGCCTTGTCTACGGACTTTGCCTGTGCGCCCCAACTATGGGATACGCTCTTTCCTTGGCCAGTGGGGGATACTTGATCGCGAGAGAGGGGCTGAAATACGAATACGTTATACT GGTTTCAGAAGCCCTCATATACGGCGCTTGGATGTTGGCAGAAGCCCTGTCATTCGCCCCCAGCTTTGCGGGAGCCCAGAGGGCCGGAGCCAGAGTGGTGAGGGCTTTGCAGAGGACTCCGCGGGTCATTAGCGAGTATGATGAGCGTGATGACGAGGACTGG GTCTCCACCGGCAACATTACCCTATCGAACGTCCACTTCGAATACCCCACGAGGCCCCAGCAGCCAGTCCTTCGGGGCCTTGAGCTGTCGATCCCCGCAGGACGGACCGTTGCAATCGTGGGGCCCTCCGGTTGCGGGAAGAGTACCATCATGCACCTCATTATGCGGAATTATGACCCCGTCAGTGGCACAGTG AGCCTGGACGATCGCAACATAAAATCAAAGATATCCCTGAAGCGTCTGCGGTCGCAACTCGGCCTGGTGCAGCAAGAGCCCGTGATGTTCGAGAGGAGCATCAGAGAGAACATCGCGTACGGAGACAACGGGAGACAGGTGACCATGCACGAGATCATCTCGGCGGCGACGAAAGCCAACGTGCACGGATTCGTCTCCTCTTTACCACTG GGTTACGACACAGTCCTAGAGTCGGGCAGCTCTGCCCTGTCCGGAGGCCAGAAGCAGCGCGTGGCCATCGCCAGAGCCCTACTCAGAGACCCCAGGGTGCTGCTGCTGGACGAGGCCACTTCGGCCTTGGACGCCGGCAGTGAGAAGGTGG TCCAAGAAGCTCTGGAGACGGCGTCCGTCGGTAGGACTACCGTCATCATCGCTCATAGACTCGCCACCGTCAGACATGCGGACATCATCTGCGTGCTTGATAAag GGGTCGTGGCAGAGAGTGGTTCCCATGACGACTTAGTGAAAAAGAGAGGCCTCTATTGGGAGTTATTACAACAGCAGGCACCCAACGAGGCGTCGTAA